The following nucleotide sequence is from Oryzias latipes chromosome 20, ASM223467v1.
CATGAAACTCAGAACACTCTGTGTCTTCTCTCCAATCTAAAAATTTATCTTATTTAGAAATAATAAGCAGAACATTTAATACAAAAATCCCTGTATGTCTGAACCAAAGTTAAAcactgacttcctgtttgaagctggTTAAAAAAGACTGACATCTTTAAGACTGAACACGTGTTTCTGAGGATAGGTCTCGCTGGCGTCTGAACTCTGGTGACCTTTTTTATAACAGTATCACTGTCAAACAGGGAGTGGCCTTTAGATTGACGGCTGATTTGCTCTGGAATGATCTTTCTGGGCGTGTGCCAACAGCTGTGGGGCCACTTTTACACTGCCTTTGGCGTTACGccttcaagcgaccacttccgaTAAAAGACGATGTAAACACGTGTTTCAGACTTCAGTGTTCAAATCTCTCACATTCTCGCATAACCAACATCCCTTTTCCGGCTCTAAACACCAAACACGTGTTTAGAAAggtgcgttgaaagttaaaccattggaacttcgaccaatcagggactctgatttggtagtgacgaatGGATGGCGTCTCTTttcattcacggaagtgccagccgtttgaaaattggtcatggaggagaaatgaatcgTTGCTGTTTGAGTCCGGCTGGAATTCtgtgacaccaagtttttcatgCATCGGAATCGAGCTAgaacagcagaaaaaggaagacacgaggaagcccctccctgctcgtccagtgtgaacaccatgggccaaACGAGCATACAAGGATGCAACGTTTAGAgcgttcttgaatgcacgtCACATGCTCGGTGTGAATGGAGTGTTAGACCGGTTTGTCCATATTTGGTCAAGTTTATGGTTTGATGATGTCATATTCGGTCAGGACGCTGACTAAAGCATAAACTAACTTAAGTCGGGTCTGATTTTTATATCATCCATTGTCGTATCCtcatgatgtcatcaaaaaagtgtttccatgtCTTAGTCAGGACTTATCACAAAACTGGATTATGGAGTTCATGTTCATTTAGTCAGAGTTATCAAACCCACATGTCCTCACATCTGTGGTACATTTGGGTTGTTCCTGCACATTTGCATGTTCTTCTCCCTCCATGAACTGACCTTAAGGACGAGGACGGCAGCTTCTTTATCGAGGTTTAACAAAACATGATAACTATTTTCTTTCTTATCTGACATTTCCGGTCTGACGGGTTCCACATTCTTTGCTGCTCGTGTGAAAGAGATTTATTACAAACATTATCTCcaataataagaaataaatccttgttttctttattatttttgagtttttaggaCAGTTAAGCTTCATCTCATGATGTTATTCCTAGAAGTGTCATAAGATTTGATGGACTCGGATCAAACAAAACACATCTGTGTGTCACCAAATCACAACTGCTTTAATAGTTTgaacaattcatttaaaaatgtaaatttaaaatcagttttgatGAAGACAGAAACGTCTTCTCCTCTTCTCATCCTTAATGTTCTGCTGGTTCGTAAATGTGCAGAAATCAAAGAGTTTGAATGTGTTTGATGGAaaacttttcatgttttttcatctCTAAAGCAAAGAGGTTTTGAGTTCCTGCTGAGTTTCCGTGTTCTTCGTGTTTCAGTAAGGAGAAGGTGAGGTCGGTTGAAGGAACAGCCGTCATTCGGGACTCCAGGGAACCGGCCAAGCTGGGCGTCAGCTTCTCGTACTGTGAGTCCGACTCCTCGCCGCCGGTACCTTTCCGTCAGCCCTCCATTCACGGCTCTCTGTCTCTGTTCTTCCTAGTCACTCCTTACGCTCCCTACTGGGTTCTGACCACCGACTACACCAGCCTGTCCGTGGTTTACTCGTGCACCAGCTTCCTCCACCTCTTCCACATCGACTACGCCTGGATTCTTTCCCGCTCGCCCAAGCCGTCTCCATCAACCGTGCGTTACGTCAAACAGCTGCTGGTCCGAGAAGGAATCGACATCAGCAGGATGAAGGCCACGGTCCAGAACTGCTGAGACTCACCGGAACCGTCTTCTCCAACCTGCTGCCTTCAACTTCCTGCTCGTTAAAAGAAGTAATCAAACCAGAAACAAGAAATCTGATGAAGACAGATTGATCCAAATTGTTGCTGGGATTTTTCTATTGTAATTTTTTCATGATtccaatcaaataaaatcattatTAATCAAGTTTTGGGGTTTCATTTGGTTCCTTTAGATTTAAAAGCAGAGTTCACTAAAACAGCCAGACGTTCTGAGTTcagataacccttgtgcttcctaggcactttaccgttgggagttgggtcatctagacccactagacagtgctctgaaccctttttcttcaatgatttgtgatcttcactggtgtccatggattccatgaaatctttccacctttatccacctttgtcatggtagggagaacacgtcaatggaaggatttgggtcatcttgaccctataggatagcacaaaggataaaaacaaaactgcttgTGCAGCTTTTGAAGACTCTGTGGCTTCAACAAATGAGAAGTGAAAGCTTCAAGTTCCCACTCAGGACAGATGGAgttcaaaaactgtaaaattcaGGAGAACATTTGAGCTGTTTGTGAGTCCAGATTGAAGTTTAAGCATCAAATATGACCACAAACGGAGAGTGAATGAGCTGAAGAGGTTAAAGGAGTTCAGGGTTTGAGATTTCCCAGCTGAAGTTTGGCTCCTCAGAAATGTTTTCTCCTGACCAGAGAGTCATGTGACCTGAGTCGCTCTAGAAAAGTCTTCTAGGTTCGCAGCTTCATCGAGTCTTTGTGAGAGAGAGGGACAAAAGAAAACCTGTAAATTCAAAaagttggatgtttttttttagaaaaatttatTGAACTCAACTGCCAATCTCcaagtctttaaataaaattttctttttctgaatcaACTGTCAAACATGGTGATGGAAGAATTATGATGTGGGATCAGGGACGTGTTAAATACACAATGGACACAGTTCAATGTAAAACCACTGAACAAAAACTGATGGGATGTCACTCAAAGGTTAAGTTTGATAAagacaaagcaaagaaaacagaggaGCGGCTTCTGAGGACTCTGAGGTCCTGGAAGCTGCTAAACGTCTCTAAGAAAACACGCAAACAGCTGCGCTTGATGCTTTCCAACCAGCTGGTTTACACCTGAATCTGTCTGTCATCACGAAGAAAAAGAAGCCTGAAAAGATTGTTATCAGCACGAATTCAGAGACGTTTTTCTGAGAAGtcaagggtcacaacacaacactttagatttcacaacacaaaataacaattcATCACACGACGATGTTGTGATGAATTGTAGTgaaatctaaagtgttgtgttgtgacctttctgggccaccgtatttGAGTCTGTTCTGTGAATGAGTGGaaatattcaaaacatttttggttttgatttatCTGCAGtcggatgaggaaaaaaatggaatttggGATTTAGATACTGAACAAAACTGAACATGGATCAGAATTTACAAAGGTTTTGATACTTTTGatcaggattttctttttttatttccaacacttaaagctttgttttctgcagaaatgtggAACAATAGTTACAATTTAGAAGATTTGTAAAGCAGAGAGTTGATGATCAATAAGCAGCTGGACGGAGGTTAGACGTGGTCAGAGATGATCTGGGCATGTGCAGTGTTTATGAGCCCCCCCCTCGCCGCAGACCCCAGAAAACCACCAGCAGCAGCGGCGCCGCTTCTCACAGCTGCACAGGCGTTCACAGGTGAGAGTCTAAACTGCTCTCAGAGGTCTctgaaaagcaggaaaacatcccagattttgatttttggttCTCCTGGAAGTGGAAGATGAAGCTGCTGTGGCTCAGTGTCCTCTGCCTCTTCGCCTGCTGCCTCGGCGGTGAgtcttttacctttttatttagtttcattATAGATTTACATCAAATGAATATAGATTTAGGTATTTTTTGTGAGTGTTTCAGCCTAAAAAAGTGaccaaatgtatttaaagtggAGCAGTTTGTGCACAAAGACGACTCAGTGTGAGCgtcagtgtttgtgtgcacagtCAGCAGCAATGTTTGAGCTCCTGCAGACCTCAATCCCATCTTTGTTCGTGGAAAACTGTGGAATGCCTGGAAgtgtaacgtttttttttctgctcctcttcctcacagagGCCAGAGTCATCCCAGAAGGAGGTAAGGCTCCGGCCCCCCAAATCCAAATCCTAGAGACCAAGGCTTCAGAAAGTCAACCATTGGCTTAAACAGAACTCTTctctgtgacatttttgtttatctcTGATAAAAGTCTTCTGCAAGATTGAATCTGCTGCCAAAGTGAAAGATTCTGTTAGTTGGTATATTTTTTAGCCACTGTAGTTTATAAAATGTCTTCTCTAGGatcaaaactcaaaaatacaCCTTTTGTTTGGGAGTCGTCGGGGTTCAATTGACTCAAACATCAAGGCTGATCATTTATGATCTATAGCTGTATTTTGCACGTTTCACAGATGATAGGCtaaacccttttcttttttaaatcgaGAATGTTGATCTTGAGTCCAGATTTGGAAACCAGGAGCAAAGATCACATTCAAACGAGTCACATTTCCCCCACAATGAAGTGAAGAATTTGTCTCAAAGGTCGGACAATGAAACCACTTTCTGTAGATGAGGAGCGGTTCTGTCATACCTCTGTGGAACAAACTGACTCACAGCTTCTAATGCCCGCTGTGTCAACACGTCCTGAGTCCAGGGTTGATGCAACGCTCCACCATAGAACTGCTCAAACTGGTCGGATTGGCTCCTTAAATATATCACACATATGTACGAACGTGAACTTAAAATCTCTCCTGCTGTGTGTCTCAGCGCCGTATGAACAACCTCCTGCTGACCCCTACTGGCCCTACTCCACCTCTGACTTCTGGAACTATGTGGAGTACTTCAAATCCATCGGGGCCTACGAGCAGATCAACCAGCTGGCTCGGACCTTCTTCGCCCACCAGAACCTCCGGGACACCCTGGGATATGATACCCACGCAGGCTATGAGCATTAAGACGATCCAGGCAGGAAAGGGAAAGGAATGAAATGTTCCAAACTGAAATGAGTGAAATGGGAATAAACTAAACGTTTGTTTTCAGTTTACATTAGGCTTTCTGTAGCAATATAGCTATTAAAGATTGCAATAgatttgttgtagtttttttagaACATATTAATTAGGTGCAGTGAAATAATAGGAaatgaattcaaataaaatttcTAATAGTTAAAGTCTTTTCGTCTTCttttctccccctcccccccccccaaaaaatatatttacaattaaCACAACTCTGTTGAAGATTTGGAGTTTAATTATTAAATTTTTACTTAATTTTGATCTGTTTAATCTATATTTATACTTTAACTTCATTGTAACCACGTAATGTAATTTATGTTGAAATAAATTAAGCTTCATGGATAAAGTAAATTGAAGcgtaatttttcttttcacaattTTAAGTCCGAGGTATTcaatcaaagacattttaaagatattcGAAGAGCGGAACGATTCAGAGGTCATCGATTACGGCCGGACATTAATTACCGTGGCACGCATGCCCGCCATGTTTATTTCCGTTTTGTTAGCTTAGCTGggaaaattaaactcaaagcAGAAGCATCGTTTAATCCACGTTTCTGGAGTAAAAGATGAAACCTGCTGTGGACGAAATGTTCCCTGAAGGAGCGGGACCGTACGTGGATCTGGACGAGGTGGGTCCGAACTCACGAAGCGAGGTTTACGCTGGTTCCGGACGGGCTGCTGCTAGCTAAAAACGACGAGAACAAATAGATCATGTTGTCTGCAGATTCATTTTTGGTTCAATAAACACttgatttattcatatttttagttAGAATTGTTTGTCGATTATCTACAGTGAAGCTGCTTTGATGTTaatgacatttgttttattactaGTCTGACCCCGGCCTCAGCAGTTTACACTCTTCGCCccgttttaataaacaaaaccagaaccaaaaaagctgtttgtgcAACGATGCAAAGCTAATATCATCATGTGCATAACTTTAAGAAACAATTCGTGGAtttgaatgaatttaaaaatggGTCCAGCTTTTCACATGACACGTTGCATTGTACCGTGTTCACAGGCAGGGGGCAGCAGCGGGCTGTTGATGGACCTGGCAGCCAATGAGAAAGCGGTACACTCAGACTTTTTTAACGGTAAGGCTCAGATTTCTGTTTAAAGTAGCTCCACAGTTCAGCACTTCAAACATTCTGCTCTTTTATTGCGAAAGGAAtacagtcctttttttttggtgaagccatctttttttctttctttaagaaaacctgtcattttaGCAAACATCTCCCTCAGTATCACATATCTGAAgatctttaaagttttttattctaatgtttaaatgtttccaTCAAAAGGGTAGCCTAAAAGTCTTGTTTATCTTTTGACAGCTCCCTTTAGGGGGTACCTGTCTCCATTTAACCCTCTCCTCTGCATCTTTCTCTATATGAGgacattttctttacaacaaTTTCTAAACATTATTCGGAGTCCTGCAACCAAATAATCACATATATTCATGTTTTGATTCATAATGCACTTTTTAAACTgtgattttcattaaaaatataacattgATGTCGGAAAAAGAATACAATTAAAGAATAATCAAACATCAAGGGTATGAAGAAGGTAAGAGACACAAGGGGATCATGTCTTTACCATTTCTTCCAAATGCATCACATGTCAGGAACTGGAAGTGTAGGACCCaacttaaatatttaattcaatcaaCTTCCCTCCGGGGATCAATCAAATCTTATCTTATTCTTATAAatgaactgaaacatgacaaaaacaatggATCGACAGAAGAGTGACCGAGGAGATGACCTGATAAAGACCAACGAGACACttttaacagaaatgaaaacagctgtggatgataaACATGAATCTTTAGGGACGTCTAAACACATAACTGAAAATCCAAGCTAAACTACAAGGATCTGACATCACTTCACTAGCAATGGTTGGATGCTGAACTCAAGTCATCTGCTGGGGAAAAGACCACATTAAAGGCATAGAGAGTTCATTTGaatgcagatgacattgtgctCTATTTCAACTTAATGAATCTCATTTAATGGTCAGAAAAAACGGATCATCTGGATGATCATCAGTTTTAGATGCCTCCCTCACTAACCTCATCTTTGGTCTTCtaatctccatctgcttccctgagttgatctccagaacatccgccatgatctgttcctctgatgaactcattcctgatcctcaGCGTCTTCACCTTTCAGCTATCTGATCCTCTCTTCACCTCCATGATCATTCGCATCAAACTCCTCCTTCAGGATCTCTGTGCGTCCACCAATCTATGAGCTTCGCTCTCTTTCCATCTGATCTCCCGAACAGACAGcagatccttttttcttctttcactcGTGTTTTTCCTGCCAAAGTTCCTTATTTTTAGTTCCACTTCTAAGTTTTTCCTTCCTGTCTTTCCTCATCGTCTTCTTCAACCCACAGTACTCCAGTTTCCACCCTGAGGGTCAACAGCGGCGTTGTTAACTCAACTTGTGAAAGTTCTGTTtatgatttctttctttttctgttttgtttgtttattgttttcaaaatttgaacaattcaaacacaaaaacatttgaacaatttaAGCATAAAAGCTAGTAGTAGCAAAAATATGTCGACCTACCCCCCCGTCCCACCCCGCCCTTCAACTTAAGACAGCCatgctaaaaataaagaaaaatttaaaataattaaaaatgtacacAGGCAATCAATGCATACAAGAACGGAGACTATTTTCCCATCCTtcttgagaaaagaaaaaaaaaaaaataataattccacAGGTGTTTGAGTCCATTGACCAGTTTGTCTATGAGCAAGGCATTAAAGCAGATTGATTTCAATCAATGTTTTGTCTCCTGTTTATGATTTCTGGTTTGGTTTTATGTCAGATGCTCTTTCTGACAGCCTGGACTTGGGACCAGCTAACAAAAGTGCTGgagtgcccccttgtggttgctTTAAAGAAGTGCAGCATAAAGtataaatgtgaaataaatgacAGTAGACCAAGAAAAGTTTCAGCCTTTGGCCACATTGTGTCTCCTCATTAGGTGGGGTTGCTCCTTGTGCAAACGCACAGCGGCGCCGAGCGGATCCGTTTGCTGCTTCCGGCAGAACCGTTCTGGCTCAGCAGAAAGAAAAGAGCTGGTTGTAAAAAGCACTAAGAGGGGGAGTAGATGAGGACGGTGAAGTGAGTTTATAGCACAAGCCAGACTACAACTCAGTGGGACACTTGGCCAGTCGTCTGCTTTGAAACCCGTCTGATACTCTGGAGATGATGGGACGTTCAAGCTCAGACCCTGAAGGGCCCTTCCACAATAATAACGTGCTCTAATGCGAGCTTTGATGGGTGCATCGCTGATCACAGAGGGTTAGGAATTAcatgacttcaaaataaaagacatccgTGACTGCTGCTTATCATAGCAGTCTAATTTATGCTCCACAGCCTGGAAGCCAAATGAGATGCAAACTTTTGACTGCATATTTATGATGACTGATCTTTTTTAGTCCCTTTTGAATTGAAGAATTCAATCTGAATTTTCAAGAAGTACTTAATAGACACTGACATGTTCTGAGTTTCATACAGATTTGTTAGTATTTGTCTTGTTTGATGGAAATATTCAGCGCTGCTTTGTACCAACATAGATGCTCATGTTTCTGGTTTTACGCTGGAAATCTTTTGctgaaacacattttataaagaagattcaagttttttgggggaCTTTTTTGAAGGGAATCAAACACCTCAAGCTTTCATACCTACATCACTTTTGCAAAACAGTCCGCTGGATGGCTGAGATGTTTCCGGTTATCTCTCTGATACGGAAAAGTTGGTGTTTTGTCCTTCAGGGCGTTGACTTTTACATGTGAAGAAACGTCATGCATCCAAAATGTCTTGAAATGTTAAGAAGGggatgtagtttttttctttttaagagtcACCTTGCCTCCAAAAATGTTTCTGACAAAGGTCtttttaaactcattttcaACTTCTATGTTTGTGACTGAACAGAGAAAAAATGAAGGACGACTTTGAGAAAGATCAGAAAGCTTGAAGACCAAACTGAGATGACAATTGAGACAGAACTGAGACTAAATAGAGACTGAGCTGA
It contains:
- the LOC101170718 gene encoding apolipoprotein D, with the translated sequence MSSICPLLLLLLLLLLPLISAQTFHWGPCPSPQVQPNFRVEKYLGRWYEIEKLPASFEKGTCIEANYSLRKDGTIQVLNSQFYKEKVRSVEGTAVIRDSREPAKLGVSFSYFTPYAPYWVLTTDYTSLSVVYSCTSFLHLFHIDYAWILSRSPKPSPSTVRYVKQLLVREGIDISRMKATVQNC
- the otos gene encoding otospiralin, which translates into the protein MKLLWLSVLCLFACCLGEARVIPEGAPYEQPPADPYWPYSTSDFWNYVEYFKSIGAYEQINQLARTFFAHQNLRDTLGYDTHAGYEH
- the cops9 gene encoding COP9 signalosome complex subunit 9, giving the protein MKPAVDEMFPEGAGPYVDLDEAGGSSGLLMDLAANEKAVHSDFFNDFEDLFDDDDLQ